One window of the bacterium genome contains the following:
- a CDS encoding peptidoglycan DD-metalloendopeptidase family protein has protein sequence MARRLRLAALVVVLGTLGVGPVRAADPLQDTIRENTNKLAELRARIREKQEAMDALADQAAAVARSREEIEQEIEQSRTLTAEMAKREADLAVQSATLAGVVDSSRTRYADQKRALAATLRAMYIRDKKTELEMALTADSFSELMTRMKVARMLARLEAGVVEHTRREGQRVVQEQRLLDAALAEIWQTREEKRSESERLELLMAEQAASLRELETERKDLKNSLLELNMNEQKLNYILADLEQQRTETAARMPDTDTGAGSLAAQAGRLDWPVQGELVRGFGRSVHPQFKTVTLNNGWNIAAGAGAPVAAVAGGKVEFSDDLPGFGPCVILDHGEGYYTLYAHLGQVFVAKGDAIARGQVLAEVGRPSGAEEPQLYFELRQGRTPLDPGDWLKSR, from the coding sequence ATGGCACGCCGCCTGCGCCTGGCCGCCCTGGTGGTGGTCCTCGGGACGTTGGGGGTCGGGCCCGTGCGGGCCGCCGACCCCCTCCAGGACACCATCCGCGAGAACACGAACAAGCTCGCCGAGCTGCGGGCCCGCATCCGCGAGAAGCAGGAGGCCATGGACGCCCTGGCCGACCAGGCCGCCGCCGTCGCCCGCAGCCGCGAGGAGATCGAGCAGGAGATCGAGCAGTCGCGCACCCTGACCGCCGAGATGGCCAAGCGCGAGGCCGACCTGGCCGTCCAGAGCGCGACCCTCGCGGGCGTCGTCGACAGCAGTCGCACCCGCTACGCCGACCAGAAAAGGGCTTTGGCGGCCACCCTGCGCGCCATGTACATCCGCGACAAGAAGACCGAGCTGGAGATGGCCCTCACCGCCGACAGCTTCTCCGAGCTGATGACCCGCATGAAGGTGGCCCGCATGCTGGCGCGCCTCGAGGCCGGCGTCGTCGAGCACACGCGCCGGGAAGGTCAGCGCGTGGTGCAGGAGCAGCGCCTGCTCGACGCGGCGCTGGCCGAGATCTGGCAGACCCGCGAGGAGAAGCGGTCCGAGAGCGAACGCCTCGAACTGCTCATGGCCGAGCAGGCGGCGTCGCTGCGCGAACTGGAGACCGAGCGCAAGGACCTGAAGAACAGCCTGCTCGAACTCAACATGAACGAGCAGAAGCTGAACTACATCCTGGCCGACCTGGAGCAGCAGCGCACCGAGACCGCGGCCCGCATGCCCGACACCGACACCGGCGCCGGCAGCCTGGCGGCCCAGGCCGGGCGCCTCGACTGGCCCGTGCAGGGCGAGCTGGTGCGCGGTTTCGGCCGCTCGGTGCACCCGCAGTTCAAGACCGTGACCCTGAACAACGGCTGGAACATCGCCGCCGGCGCGGGGGCCCCCGTGGCCGCCGTGGCGGGCGGCAAGGTCGAGTTCTCCGATGATTTGCCCGGATTCGGCCCATGCGTTATCCTGGACCACGGCGAGGGCTACTACACCCTCTACGCGCATCTGGGCCAGGTCTTCGTCGCCAAGGGCGACGCGATCGCCCGCGGCCAGGTCCTGGCCGAGGTCGGGCGCCCGTCCGGCGCGGAGGAGCCCCAGCTCTACTTCGAACTCCGCCAGGGACGCACGCCCCTCGACCCCGGCGACTGGTTGAAATCCCGGTAG